Proteins co-encoded in one Dasypus novemcinctus isolate mDasNov1 chromosome 18, mDasNov1.1.hap2, whole genome shotgun sequence genomic window:
- the KLK15 gene encoding kallikrein-15 isoform X2: protein MWLLLTFSSLLAAAAQDNDKVLGGEECAPHSQPWQVALFEHGRFNCGASLIAPYWVLSAAHCQTRFMRARLGEHNLRKRDGPEQFLTISRVIPHPNYEARDHHHDVMLVRLHQPARISRQVRPIALPTRCPNPGEACLVSGWGLVSDNKPASTGHPKPQVNLPDTLHCANISIISTASCNKEYPGRLTDTMVCAGVEGGGTDSCEGDSGGPLVCGGVLQGIVSWGDVPCDTTTKPGVYTKVCHYMEWIRETMKRN from the exons ATGTGGcttctgctcaccttctccagccTGCTGGCGGCTGCAG CCCAGGACAATGACAAGGTTCTGGGGGGTGAGGAGTGTGCCCCCCACTCCCAGCCGTGGCAAGTGGCCCTCTTCGAGCATGGACGCTTTAACTGCGGTGCTTCCCTCATCGCCCCCTACTGGGTGCTCTCTGCAGCTCACTGCCAAACCCG TTTCATGCGAGCGCGCCTGGGCGAGCACAATCTGCGCAAGCGCGATGGCCCGGAGCAATTCCTGACTATTTCGCGGGTCATCCCGCATCCAAACTACGAGGCGCGCGACCACCACCATGACGTCATGCTGGTGCGGCTACACCAACCCGCGCGGATCTCCCGCCAAGTAAGACCCATCGCGCTCCCGACGCGCTGCCCCAACCCAGGCGAGGCGTGCCTGGTGTCCGGATGGGGCCTGGTGTCCGACAACAAGCCCGCGTCCACAGGGCACCCCAAGCCACAAG TGAATCTCCCGGACACGTTGCACTGCGCCAACATCAGCATTATCTCGACAGCATCTTGTAACAAGGAGTACCCAGGGCGCCTGACAGACACCATGGTGTGCGCAGGCGTGGAGGGCGGAGGCACGGATTCCTGCGAG GGTGACTCCGGGGGACCCCTGGTTTGTGGGGGCGTCCTGCAGGGCATTGTGTCCTGGGGTGATGTCCCTTGCGACACCACCACCAAGCCTGGCGTCTATACCAAAGTCTGCCACTACATGGAATGGATCAGAGAAACCATGAAAAGGAACTGA
- the LOC101433091 gene encoding outer dense fiber protein 4-like: MLKMLTPSSPPAVLLHLGTGCLVLALGLGLVMLSTMGVSFSPAFRRLTKLDLVFSFLGISVGLLILLSLTLFLITCNTLRPRPQVSYQMTFYLCGAASALMLWAGVLSFLNHKGMWSSGLPCAKRRLSYRRWALQQERRASKGSESRVTLPAP, translated from the exons ATGTTGAAGATGCTT ACCCCCTCCTCGCCTCCCGCAGTGCTCCTGCACCTGGGCACCGGCTGCCTGGTCCTGGCGCTGGGCCTGGGCCTGGTAATGCTCTCCACCATGGGCGTCTCCTTCAGCCCGGCCTTCCGCCGCCTCACCAAGCTCGACCTGGTCTTCAGCTTCCTGGGCATCAGCGTCG GGCTCCTGATTCTCCTCAGCCTGACGCTCTTCTTGATCACCTGCAATACGCTGCGCCCGAGGCCGCAGGTCTCCTACCAGATGACCTTCTACCTGTGCGGCGCCGCCAGCGCCTTGATGCTGTGGGCCG GCGTCCTGTCCTTCCTCAACCACAAGGGCATGTGGAGCTCGGGGCTGCCCTGCGCCAAGCGGCGGCTCAGCTACCGCCGCTGGGCCTTGCAGCAGGAGAGGCGCGCGTCCAAAGGCAGTGAATCCCGCGTGACTCTGCCCGCTCCCTAA
- the KLK15 gene encoding kallikrein-15 isoform X1 has product MGRRLEKAPVLRDSLPPHPIAQDNDKVLGGEECAPHSQPWQVALFEHGRFNCGASLIAPYWVLSAAHCQTRFMRARLGEHNLRKRDGPEQFLTISRVIPHPNYEARDHHHDVMLVRLHQPARISRQVRPIALPTRCPNPGEACLVSGWGLVSDNKPASTGHPKPQVNLPDTLHCANISIISTASCNKEYPGRLTDTMVCAGVEGGGTDSCEGDSGGPLVCGGVLQGIVSWGDVPCDTTTKPGVYTKVCHYMEWIRETMKRN; this is encoded by the exons ATGGGTAGGCGCCTGGAAAAGGCCCCTGTGCTCAGGGACTCTCTACCCCCTCACCCAATAGCCCAGGACAATGACAAGGTTCTGGGGGGTGAGGAGTGTGCCCCCCACTCCCAGCCGTGGCAAGTGGCCCTCTTCGAGCATGGACGCTTTAACTGCGGTGCTTCCCTCATCGCCCCCTACTGGGTGCTCTCTGCAGCTCACTGCCAAACCCG TTTCATGCGAGCGCGCCTGGGCGAGCACAATCTGCGCAAGCGCGATGGCCCGGAGCAATTCCTGACTATTTCGCGGGTCATCCCGCATCCAAACTACGAGGCGCGCGACCACCACCATGACGTCATGCTGGTGCGGCTACACCAACCCGCGCGGATCTCCCGCCAAGTAAGACCCATCGCGCTCCCGACGCGCTGCCCCAACCCAGGCGAGGCGTGCCTGGTGTCCGGATGGGGCCTGGTGTCCGACAACAAGCCCGCGTCCACAGGGCACCCCAAGCCACAAG TGAATCTCCCGGACACGTTGCACTGCGCCAACATCAGCATTATCTCGACAGCATCTTGTAACAAGGAGTACCCAGGGCGCCTGACAGACACCATGGTGTGCGCAGGCGTGGAGGGCGGAGGCACGGATTCCTGCGAG GGTGACTCCGGGGGACCCCTGGTTTGTGGGGGCGTCCTGCAGGGCATTGTGTCCTGGGGTGATGTCCCTTGCGACACCACCACCAAGCCTGGCGTCTATACCAAAGTCTGCCACTACATGGAATGGATCAGAGAAACCATGAAAAGGAACTGA
- the KLK1 gene encoding kallikrein-1 has translation MWFLVLCLSLTLGGTGTASPIQSRIVGGWECPKHSQPWQAAVYHYSSIQCGGVLVHPQWVLTAAHCINDNYQVWLGRHNLFEDEATAQFFWVTKSVPHPLFNLSLVNGHSHLPGEDLSHDLMLLRLHEPAQITDTVKAADLPTLEPTLGSSCVASGWGSITSEEFSYPDELQCVDMELLPNDVCARAHAQKVTDFMLCAGHLKGGKDTCVGDSGGPLVCDGMLQGITSWGYIPCGSPEKPAIFTKMILYLEWIKETMEANP, from the exons ATGTGGTTCCTGGTTCTGTGCCTCTCCCTGACCCTGGGGGGGACTG GCACTGCGTCCCCCATCCAGTCCCGGATTGTGGGGGGCTGGGAGTGTCCGAAGCATTCCCAGCCCTGGCAGGCAGCTGTGTACCATTACAGCAGCATACAGTGTGGGGGTGTCCTGGTGCACCCCCAGTGGGTGCTCACAGCTGCCCACTGCATAAATGA cAATTACCAGGTCTGGCTGGGCAGACACAACCTGTTTGAGGACGAGGCCACGGCGCAGTTCTTCTGGGTCACCAAGAGCGTCCCTCACCCGCTTTTCAACTTGAGCCTGGTGAATGGCCACAGCCACCTCCCAGGGGAGGACCTCAGCCACGACCTCATGCTGCTCCGCCTGCATGAGCCCGCCCAGATCACCGACACCGTGAAGGCCGCCGACCTGCCCACCCTGGAGCCCACGCTGGGGAGCTCCTGCGTGGCCTCGGGCTGGGGCAGCATCACGTCGGAGGAGT TCTCCTATCCAGACGAACTGCAGTGCGTGGATATGGAACTGCTGCCCAACGACGTGTGTGCCAGGGCCCATGCCCAGAAGGTGACAGACTTCATGCTGTGTGCGGGCCACCTCAAGGGCGGCAAGGacacctgcgtg GGTGACTCCGGGGGCCCGCTGGTCTGCGATGGCATGCTTCAAGGCATCACTTCATGGGGCTACATCCCCTGCGGCAGCCCCGAAAAGCCCGCCATCTTCACCAAGATGATCTTGTACCTGGAGTGGATCaaggaaaccatggaggcgaacCCCTGA